A single Rattus norvegicus strain BN/NHsdMcwi chromosome 5, GRCr8, whole genome shotgun sequence DNA region contains:
- the Pabpc4 gene encoding polyadenylate-binding protein 4 isoform X8 — translation MRDCSGKSKGFGFVSYEKHEDANKAVEEMNGKEMSGKSIFVGRAQKKVERQAELKRKFEQLKQERISRYQGVNLYIKNLDDTIDDEKLRKEFSPFGSITSAKVMLEDGRSKGFGFVCFSSPEEATKAVTEMNGRIVGSKPLYVALAQRKEERKAHLTNQYMQRVAGMRALPANAILNQFQPAAGGYFVPAVPQAQGRPPYYTPNQLAQMRPNPRWQQGGRPQGFQGMPSALRQSGPRPALRHLAPTGNAPASRGLPTTAQRVGSECPDRLAMDFGGAGAAQQGLTDSCQSGGVPTAVPNLAPRATVAAAAPRAVAPYKYASNVRSPHPAIQPLQAPQPAVHVQGQEPLTASMLAAAPPQEQKQMLGERLFPLIQTMHSNLAGKITGMLLEIDNSELLHMLESPESLRSKVDEAVAVLQAHHAKKEAAQKVGTVAAATS, via the exons ATGAGAGACTGCAGTGGGAAGTCCAAAGGCTTCGGCTTCGTGAGCTATGAGAAACATGAGGATGCCAATAAG GCTGTGGAAGAAATGAATGGAAAAGAAATGAGTGGGAAATCCATATTTGTAGGCCGTGCTCAGAAAAAAGTAGAACGTCAGGCGGAGTTAAAACGGAAATTCGAACAGCTGAAGCAGGAGAGGATTAGTCGGTACCAG GGAGTGAATCTCTACATTAAGAACTTGGATGACACCATTGACGATGAGAAGTTAAGGAAAGAGTTCTCACCCTTTGGATCAATCACCAGTGCGAAG GTGATGCTGGAAGACGGGAGAAGCAAAGGGTTTGGCTTTGTCTGTTTCTCCTCTCCTGAAGAGGCAACCAAAGCGGTCACGGAGATGAACGGACGCATTGTGGGCTCCAAGCCTCTGTACGTCGCCCTGGCCCAGAGGAAGGAGGAGCGGAAGGCTCACCTGACTAACCAGTATATGCAGCGTGTGGCAGGAATGAGAGCGCTCCCTGCCAACGCCATCTTAAATCAGTTCCAGCCTGCAGCTGGTGGCTACTTTGTGCCGGCAGTGCCACAG GCCCAGGGAAGACCTCCATATTACACACCTAATCAATTAGCGCAAATGAGGCCTAATCCACGCTGGCAGCAAGGCGGGAGACCTCAAG GCTTCCAAGGAATGCCAAGTGCCCTGCGGCAATCTGGGCCTCGTCCAGCTCTTCGGCATCTGGCTCCAACTGGTAATGCTCCGGCCTCTCGTGGCCTTCCTACTACCGCTCAGAGAGTCG GGTCTGAGTGCCCGGACCGCTTGGCTATGGACTTTGGTGGGGCTGGTGCCGCCCAGCAAGGGCTGACTGACAGCTGCCAGTCTGGAG GCGTCCCTACGGCTGTGCCAAACCTTGCACCTCGTGCTACAGTCGCTGCTGCTGCTCCCAGGGCTGTGGCTCCATACAAGTATGCCTCCAATGTCCGCAGCCCTCACCCTGCCATTCAGCCGCTGCAG GCCCCCCAGCCTGCAGTCCATGTCCAGGGTCAAGAACCCCTGACTGCCTCCATGCTGGCTGCAGCTCCTCCCCAGGAGCAGAAGCAGATGCTGG GGGAGCGTTTGTTCCCACTTATCCAAACAATGCATTCAAACCTGGCTGGAAAAATTACAGGGATGCTGCTAGAAATCGACAACTCTGAGCTGCTCCACATGCTGGAGTCCCCCGAGTCCCTCCGTTCCAAG GTGGATGAAGCTGTGGCAGTCCTGCAGGCTCATCATGCCAAGAAAGAAGCTGCCCAGAAGGTGggcactgttgctgctgctacctCTTAA